A region from the Rhodamnia argentea isolate NSW1041297 chromosome 7, ASM2092103v1, whole genome shotgun sequence genome encodes:
- the LOC115737671 gene encoding calmodulin-interacting protein 111 isoform X4 produces MGCPTSGRVLFVFPVQSWISGGLVNGIDKLQRNSLGSFVMQTCEELCLELASRNEFTTNKRALSLVKTPGEIPLDKNVAFGSPRMPACQSKMSSPANDQLRSPLSLSSSGNQMCPVVNSYDIVQLLEDESTKNLLQACTKSWLCSRFLLQGNLVVVPILSKLWLFQVIGAQHASDGKNQTIIDQNTEGSSPNISQSPDYAIHAFTVTGRTNIRLSSPMNTTSVTPAVTGSLVGNLEHIDCKANIRGDDIKLGGLYKEYTALKDIIISSTLKDTMSRFGLRTTKGVLLHGPPGTGKTSLARLCAHDAGVNLFSVNGPEIVRQYYGESEQALREVFDSASHAAPAVVFMDELDAIAPARKDGGEELSHRMVGTLLSLMDGINRTDGLLVIAATNRPESIEPALRRPGRFDREIEIGVPSSKQRFEILFTLLGLMEHSLSESQIQQLAMSTHGFVGGDLAALCNEAALVCLRRYNCFKKSQGESCSKSHMDFEFCANVATEESSSLGDKRDAQQDYLHSLSTLHVSSDILPSSLSKQKLIENEDGMQCSGGLANRNCMLTVTFEDFEKARMKVRPSAMREVILEVPKVKWEDIGGQREVKTQLMEAVEWPQRHHDALSRIGTRPPRGVLLFGPPGCSKTLMARAVASEAGLNFIAVKGPELFNKWVGESEKAVRSVFAKARANAPSIIFFDEIDGLANIRGKESDGVSVSDRVISQLLIELDGLHQRVDVTVIAATNRPDNIDPALLRPGRFDRLLYVGPPNEADRQEIFCIHLRKVPCGSNVDIKELACLTEGCTGADISLICREAAIEAMEEDLDASEVAMKHFRNAINQVHPSVVESYEELSTQFQRLVLSRDK; encoded by the exons ATGGGGTGTCCCACTTCAGGTAGAGTTCTGTTTGTCTTTCCAGTACAGAGTTGGATCTCTGGTGGTCTGGTCAATGGGATTGACAAATTGCAGCGCAACAGTCTTGGCTCATTCGTAATGCAGACCTGTGAGGAATTGTGCTTGGAGCTGGCTTCTAGAAACGAGTTCACAACAAATAAAAGGGCACTGTCTCTAGTGAAAACTCCTGGTGAGATACCTCTTGATAAAAATGTAGCTTTTGGATCTCCTAGGATGCCGGCATGCCAGTCAAAGATGAGCTCTCCTGCAAATGATCAACTTCGTTCACCATTATCACTATCAAGTTCAGGCAATCAGATGTGTCCAGTGGTTAATTCATATGATATTGTCCAGCTTTTGGAAGATGAAAGCACCAAGAACCTTTTGCAGGCTTGCACCAAATCATGGCTGTGTTCTCGTTTTCTGCTTCAAGGCAACCTGGTGGTTGTCCCGATACTTTCTAAGCTTTGGCTTTTCCAAGTGATTGGTGCTCAACATGCGTCTGATGGAAAGAATCAAACCATTATAGATCAAAATACTGAAGGTTCATCTCCCAACATTTCCCAATCACCAGACTATGCGATTCATGCTTTCACTGTGACAGGCAGAACAAACATACGTCTGTCTTCTCCCATGAACACAACATCAGTAACTCCAGCAGTGACAGGATCACTTGTTGGGAACCTTGAGCATATAGATTGTAAAGCTAACATCAGAGGTGATGACATTAAATTGGGTGGACTATATAAAGAATATACTGCTTTGAAGGATATAATTATTTCCTCTACCTTGAAGGACACTATGTCAAG GTTTGGTCTCCGAACTACGAAAGGAGTGCTTCTTCATGGTCCGCCAGGTACAGGAAAGACATCTTTGGCTCGATTATGTGCCCATGATGCTGGCGTTAATTTATTCTCAGTGAATGGACCTGAAATTGTGAGACAGTATTATGGTGAAAGTGAGCAAGCCTTGCGAGAAGTTTTTGATTCTGCTTCCCATGCTGCCCCTGCTGTG GTTTTCATGGATGAGTTGGATGCTATTGCACCTGCTCGAAAAGATGGAGGGGAAGAACTTTCTCATAGAATGGTTGGTACATTGTTGAGTTTAATGGATGGGATTAATAGAACTGATGGACTCCTTGTAATTGCTGCAACAAACAGACCAGAAAGTATTGAGCCTGCCTTAAGGCGTCCTGGTCGGTTTGACAGGGAAATTGAAATAG GTGTCCCATCTTCCAAGCAAAGATTTGAAATACTATTCACACTTCTCGGTCTAATGGAACATTCACTCTCAGAATCGCAAATTCAACAACTGGCGATGTCCACACATGGTTTTGTGGGTGGTGATCTGGCAGCCCTTTGCAATGAAGCAGCTTTGGTATGCCTCAGGCGCTATAATTGTTTTAAGAAGTCACAGGGAGAGTCTTGTTCCAAATCACACATGGATTTTGAGTTTTGCGCTAATGTCGCAACAGAAGAATCTAGTTCTTTGGGAGATAAAAGAGATGCTCAGCAGGATTATTTACATTCTTTGTCCACATTACATGTTTCCTCAGATATATTACCATCTTCCTTGTCCAAGCAAAAACTAATAGAAAATGAAGATGGGATGCAGTGCTCTGGAGGTTTAGCGAACAGAAATTGTATGCTGACCGTAACATTTGAGGACTTTGAGAAGGCCAGAATGAAAGTGAGGCCTAGTGCCATGAGAGAG GTGATACTCGAGGTACCAAAGGTCAAATGGGAAGATATTGGTGGGCAAAGAGAAGTTAAAACTCAACTAATGGAAGCAGTGGAGTGGCCTCAAAGACATCATGATGCATTAAGCCGCATAGGGACCCGCCCTCCAAGAGGTGTATTATTGTTTGGTCCTCCCGGTTGCAGCAAAACCCTCATGGCTCGTGCAGTTGCCTCAGAAGCTGGGCTCAATTTCATTGCAGTAAAGGGCCCGGAACTCTTCAATAAGTGGGTTGGGGAATCTGAGAAGGCCGTAAGATCTGTCTTTGCAAAAGCAAGGGCTAATGCTCCATCAATCATATTTTTCGACGAGATTGATGGACTTGCAAATATTCGTGGAAAGGAAAGTGATGGTGTTTCAGTTTCGGATAGAGTTATAAGTCAGCTTCTTATTGAACTAGATG GACTGCATCAGAGAGTTGATGTCACTGTTATTGCTGCAACCAATAGGCCAGATAATATTGATCCAGCCCTCTTAAGaccag GCCGCTTTGATAGGCTGCTATATGTCGGACCTCCAAATGAAGCAGATAGGCAAGAAATATTCTGCATCCATCTACGTAAAGTCCCATGCGGTTCCAATGTGGACATAAAGGAGTTAGCTTGTCTCACCGAAGGCTGTACGGGGGCTGACATATCACTAATCTGCCGGGAGGCTGCAATTGAAGCTATGGAG GAGGACCTTGACGCTTCAGAAGTAGCAATGAAGCATTTTAGAAATGCAATAAATCAAGTGCATCCATCGGTGGTCGAGTCTTACGAAGAGCTTTCAACTCAATTTCAAAGGCTCGTTTTATCCAGAGATAAATGA